The Candidatus Gracilibacteria bacterium genome includes a window with the following:
- a CDS encoding RelA/SpoT family protein: MSEKIENIADYTEADSVAHELIELVSEYMNIDKQIIHDRIWNTYMFAKEAHHGQVRKSGEPYIIHPLLAAKLLLHLKPDLVTIQSCILHDVIEDTDRTKADIAKEFGDEVALICEGLSKLSAIKYRGEERSIESLRKMFIAMVEDLRVIIVKLADRLHNMQTLQHHADPQKRERIALETLNIYAPIADRLGIFHMKEMLETECFHVLHPKEFAEITRELAELQEEQEYFLSKAKTIIREMIPESVPIRDISYRIKAPYSIYKKIFRKEYSYTHARDLYDLFAIRIITDTIPRCYEILGVLHNVFVPMPKRFKDYIALPKENGYQSLHTTVVGLFPEVRSQPTEIQIRTPEMHIQAEIGVAAHFEYSEKGTSAKSQDSYWVKTIKGIVENVIEGKEFMSEMSVNVFSDQIFVFTPKGDIITLPKGSTPVDFAYAIHSKFGNELTIAKVNGQVVPLDYTLRNGESVQIVTDVHRKPNPIWLSFVKTAKAKEHIRQFMNREERGFFLEKGRFILNSYLEKNYGKGLDKELSLLKNMDGHILDTKQKEDVLVQIGNLSRKPSSVLKAIHDDVILEMLGTEKKIETKDEPIPKEKKSRIHNSSDEEITVLIGQERDIPYKFAQCCNPVPPDKIMGYIGMGEITIHRFDCPNIEKIQPDRRMPAQWSNAQTDGVTLEVECIFHDKMGLLRQVTDILYQAGVNIESLTTSKLPNGDVSDRFILHSDEEDYYLYDRLVDRFRFAIPEFIEMRLISMG, from the coding sequence ATGTCTGAAAAAATCGAGAACATCGCCGATTATACCGAAGCTGATAGTGTTGCTCATGAGCTCATCGAGCTTGTTTCGGAGTACATGAATATCGACAAGCAGATTATCCATGACCGTATATGGAATACGTATATGTTCGCGAAAGAGGCGCATCATGGACAAGTGCGAAAAAGCGGAGAGCCGTACATCATCCATCCCCTTCTCGCAGCAAAACTTCTCCTCCATCTGAAGCCAGATCTCGTGACAATCCAGTCGTGTATTCTTCATGATGTTATCGAGGATACGGATCGGACAAAAGCAGATATTGCAAAGGAATTTGGCGACGAGGTGGCACTTATTTGTGAAGGACTCTCGAAGCTTTCTGCTATCAAGTATCGTGGAGAAGAGCGAAGTATCGAGAGCCTCCGCAAGATGTTCATCGCGATGGTAGAGGATCTTCGTGTTATCATCGTGAAGCTCGCAGATCGTCTCCATAATATGCAGACACTTCAGCATCATGCCGATCCTCAGAAACGTGAACGTATAGCACTCGAGACGCTCAATATCTATGCGCCGATTGCAGATCGTCTCGGTATCTTTCATATGAAGGAAATGCTTGAGACAGAGTGTTTCCATGTATTACACCCAAAAGAATTCGCAGAGATTACACGAGAACTTGCTGAACTTCAGGAAGAACAGGAATACTTTCTCTCGAAAGCGAAAACAATCATTCGTGAGATGATTCCAGAATCTGTTCCGATTCGGGATATTAGTTACCGTATCAAAGCGCCATACAGTATCTACAAGAAGATTTTTCGCAAGGAATATTCCTATACGCATGCGCGTGATCTCTATGATCTGTTCGCGATTCGTATCATCACCGATACGATTCCTCGATGTTATGAGATTCTCTGAGTGTTGCATAACGTCTTTGTTCCGATGCCGAAGCGCTTCAAGGACTATATCGCACTGCCGAAAGAAAATGGATATCAATCGCTGCATACGACCGTTGTCGGACTGTTTCCAGAGGTTCGTTCACAGCCGACAGAGATCCAGATTCGTACTCCAGAGATGCATATTCAGGCAGAGATTTGAGTGGCGGCGCATTTCGAATATTCGGAGAAATGAACTTCCGCGAAGTCTCAGGACAGTTATTGGGTAAAAACCATCAAAGGAATCGTCGAAAATGTGATCGAAGGAAAAGAATTCATGAGCGAGATGAGTGTGAATGTTTTTTCTGACCAGATTTTCGTCTTCACACCGAAGGGTGATATTATCACGTTGCCGAAGGGTTCGACGCCCGTGGATTTCGCATATGCGATTCACTCGAAATTCGGAAATGAACTCACAATCGCGAAAGTGAATGGACAAGTGGTTCCACTCGATTATACGCTTCGGAATGGAGAAAGTGTCCAAATCGTCACTGATGTTCATCGCAAACCGAATCCTATCTGGCTTTCTTTCGTGAAAACTGCGAAAGCCAAGGAACATATTCGTCAGTTCATGAATCGTGAGGAACGTGGATTTTTTCTCGAAAAATGACGATTTATTCTGAATTCGTATCTCGAGAAAAACTACGGAAAATGACTCGATAAAGAGCTTTCTCTTCTGAAAAATATGGATGGACATATTCTCGATACGAAGCAAAAAGAAGATGTGCTCGTACAGATAGGAAATCTGTCTCGAAAACCATCGAGTGTACTCAAGGCAATTCATGATGATGTGATTCTGGAAATGCTTGGTACGGAGAAAAAAATCGAAACAAAAGATGAGCCAATTCCGAAAGAAAAGAAATCAAGAATACATAATTCTTCCGATGAAGAAATCACGGTTCTTATCGGACAAGAACGCGATATTCCGTACAAATTTGCTCAGTGTTGCAATCCGGTTCCTCCAGATAAAATCATGGGATATATTGGAATGGGTGAGATTACGATTCACCGTTTCGATTGTCCGAATATCGAAAAAATTCAACCAGATCGTCGCATGCCAGCGCAGTGGAGCAATGCACAGACTGATGGTGTGACACTCGAAGTTGAATGTATATTTCACGACAAAATGGGATTATTACGACAAGTTACCGATATTCTCTATCAGGCAGGTGTCAATATCGAATCTCTCACGACGAGCAAGCTTCCGAATGGGGATGTTTCGGATAGATTTATCCTTCACTCTGATGAAGAAGACTATTATCTCTATGATCGATTAGTGGATCGTTTTCGTTTCGCGATTCCAGAGTTCATCGAGATGCGACTCATTTCTATGGGTTAG
- a CDS encoding TIM barrel protein, with translation MLLLSTSSLAGYGLHKVFLLAKEAKYDGIDLVIDFDQYDTCNAEYIASLVEISGVKVESISAPERRVTKKQVDEVLAIAGKLGVSLVNLHPPHRLDKEKDWFGEYLTILEAKYPNITIAVTNAPPKTWLFIISEYGDARPETIKKITSHTALSIGNVEPESGIDLMKTFTLLGNTINHVYLTDKTEEKNYLFPGEGNMPLESLLIRMKESGYNGPFTLLVNADELSAGEDEQVIKRLQEARSFLERYY, from the coding sequence ATGCTTCTCCTCTCGACTTCGTCGCTCGCATGATATGGACTCCATAAGGTTTTTCTTCTCGCGAAAGAAGCGAAATACGATGGTATCGACCTGGTGATTGATTTCGATCAATACGATACGTGCAATGCGGAATATATAGCAAGTCTCGTCGAAATATCTGGAGTGAAAGTCGAAAGCATCTCCGCGCCAGAAAGACGAGTCACAAAAAAACAAGTCGATGAAGTACTCGCTATTGCTGGGAAACTTGGGGTTTCTCTTGTAAATCTTCATCCGCCACACAGACTCGATAAAGAGAAAGATTGGTTCGGCGAATATCTCACAATCCTCGAAGCAAAATATCCGAATATCACCATCGCCGTCACGAATGCTCCTCCGAAAACTTGGCTCTTCATCATCTCTGAATATGGTGATGCCAGACCAGAAACTATCAAAAAGATCACATCACATACGGCACTCTCTATCGGAAATGTCGAACCGGAAAGTGGAATCGATCTCATGAAAACATTCACACTCCTCGGAAATACGATCAATCATGTCTATCTAACTGACAAGACTGAAGAGAAAAACTATCTCTTCCCAGGAGAAGGGAATATGCCTCTCGAGAGTCTCCTTATCCGCATGAAAGAATCTGGATACAATGGCCCATTCACACTCCTCGTGAACGCAGACGAACTCTCTGCCGGAGAAGATGAACAAGTCATCAAACGCCTCCAAGAAGCTCGTTCATTTCTCGAGAGATACTATTAG
- a CDS encoding UvrD-helicase domain-containing protein: MSNLNPQQQEAVLTIDGPLLINAGAGSGKTHTITERVVHMIEDRNIDPRSIFCVTFTNKAAREMRERIGKRLGVDMNGVNPFRNNRLPTIGTFHSVASFFLRMFIDKIGYSKDFVIYDSDDCTRLTKEIMKRQNIDDKEFNPRAIHSMISGAKGKGLTPNEYSATVDSYAKSVVLEVYKEYAARLKADNALDFDDLLLLFRQILDIDEVVEYFHNRFRYFMVDEYQDTNLLQYEMIRILASNTRNLCVVGDDWQGIYSWRGADIENILSFKKDYPEAKVINLEENYRSTQMIIDAANAVIKNNTNQMKKTLFTKNPVGEKITMLDGLDEKHETELIASQIQNSKFKIQNGENGTEDKSGIKYGDWAILYRTNGQSRLIEESLIRKNIPYRVFGGVKFYERKEIKDILAYMRLIFNPGDSMSMKRIINVPSRKIGEKSLENFLEVLSREHLTLDEFAENDFLLNSLTGIGAKGIQGFCLTYKTLRELAKTGSVAEVMESLIKRTNYLDYLKEEYTEEEYEGKVENVEEFLNMASRYDGMLFPENLATFLEDIALITDQDRDNENSQDMVSLMTVHLAKGLEFPHVVIAGAEEGVFPHSRSLLEASAIEEERRLMYVAITRAKETLYISRAHERYNFGNYSANPKSRFVKEIPAEYIHVEENRGSAKSIFGGGSEGFSTFGSAFGSSLGGTLGTPKPGISPVQKSGKKNNASDFAVGNRIKHPQYGIGTIVSLKEAIADIAFSGTGIKKMNIEIAPIEKL, encoded by the coding sequence ATGTCCAACCTCAACCCACAACAACAAGAAGCTGTCCTCACCATCGATGGCCCACTCCTCATCAACGCCTGAGCCGGATCAGGAAAAACCCATACCATCACTGAACGTGTCGTTCATATGATCGAGGATCGAAATATCGACCCACGATCGATTTTCTGTGTGACGTTCACGAACAAGGCAGCCCGAGAAATGCGCGAACGTATCGGGAAACGTCTCGGAGTCGATATGAACGGTGTGAACCCATTTCGCAACAATCGACTTCCAACGATTGGAACATTCCACTCGGTGGCATCGTTTTTCTTGCGCATGTTCATCGACAAGATTGGATATTCGAAGGATTTCGTTATCTATGACAGTGACGACTGTACTCGCCTCACGAAGGAGATCATGAAGCGTCAGAATATCGATGACAAGGAATTCAACCCTCGCGCGATCCACTCGATGATATCAGGAGCAAAAGGGAAGTGACTCACACCGAATGAATACTCAGCAACGGTTGATTCCTATGCGAAGTCGGTCGTACTTGAGGTCTACAAGGAATATGCGGCACGACTCAAAGCGGACAATGCACTCGATTTCGATGATCTCCTTCTCCTCTTCCGTCAGATACTCGATATCGATGAAGTGGTGGAATATTTCCATAATCGGTTCCGATACTTCATGGTCGATGAGTATCAGGATACGAATCTCCTCCAGTATGAGATGATCCGTATCCTTGCGAGCAATACGCGCAACCTCTGTGTGGTCGGTGATGATTGGCAAGGAATCTATTCATGGCGTGGAGCAGACATCGAGAATATTCTCTCCTTCAAGAAGGATTACCCAGAAGCGAAAGTCATCAACCTGGAAGAGAACTACCGTTCGACACAGATGATTATTGATGCCGCGAATGCAGTCATCAAAAACAATACGAATCAGATGAAGAAAACCCTCTTCACGAAAAATCCTGTGGGCGAGAAAATCACTATGCTCGATGGACTCGATGAGAAACACGAGACGGAACTGATTGCTTCGCAAATTCAAAATTCAAAATTCAAAATTCAAAATTGAGAAAATGGAACGGAAGATAAATCTTGAATTAAGTATTGAGACTGGGCGATCCTCTACCGTACGAACGGACAATCCCGTCTCATCGAAGAATCACTCATCCGAAAAAATATACCCTATAGAGTATTCTGAGGAGTGAAGTTCTATGAACGAAAAGAAATAAAAGATATACTTGCTTATATGCGCCTCATATTCAACCCTGGAGACAGCATGAGTATGAAACGCATCATCAATGTCCCGAGTCGAAAAATCGGTGAGAAATCGCTCGAAAACTTCCTCGAAGTCCTCAGCCGTGAACACCTCACGCTCGATGAATTCGCAGAGAATGATTTTCTCCTGAATTCCCTCACAGGAATTGGTGCAAAATGAATCCAAGGATTCTGCCTCACATACAAGACGCTCCGTGAGCTCGCGAAAACAGGTTCTGTAGCTGAAGTCATGGAGAGTCTCATCAAGCGCACAAACTATCTCGACTATCTGAAGGAGGAATACACCGAAGAAGAATACGAGGGAAAGGTAGAAAATGTGGAAGAATTTCTCAATATGGCATCACGCTATGATGGGATGCTATTCCCAGAAAATCTCGCCACATTCCTCGAAGATATTGCACTCATCACCGACCAAGATCGTGATAATGAGAATAGCCAAGATATGGTATCACTCATGACCGTCCATCTCGCGAAGTGACTCGAGTTCCCGCATGTCGTCATCGCCGGAGCTGAGGAAGGAGTCTTTCCACATTCACGATCACTCCTCGAGGCCAGTGCTATCGAAGAAGAGCGTCGTCTCATGTATGTAGCCATCACTCGCGCCAAGGAAACTCTTTATATTTCTCGTGCCCACGAGCGATATAATTTCGGAAACTATAGCGCAAATCCGAAGAGTCGATTCGTGAAAGAAATCCCAGCAGAATATATCCATGTCGAGGAGAATCGCGGTTCAGCGAAGAGTATCTTCGGCGGTGGAAGTGAATGATTCTCGACATTCGGAAGTGCATTCGGAAGCTCGCTCGGAGGAACATTATGAACTCCGAAACCAGGTATCAGTCCTGTACAAAAATCAGGCAAGAAGAACAATGCCTCAGACTTTGCTGTAGGGAATCGTATCAAACATCCTCAGTATGGAATCGGAACGATTGTTTCGCTCAAAGAAGCAATCGCAGATATCGCATTCTCCGGAACAGGAATCAAGAAGATGAATATCGAGATTGCGCCGATAGAGAAACTATAA
- a CDS encoding pirin family protein has product MLKKNIRLEHPRRNHMVGDGFRVSQYIPGYGREMSNETSPFLMLDYNAPWKIEPQSGGHRPGVGYHPHRGFETVTIVYSGQIEHQDTAGHGGVIGADEVQWMTAGSGLLHNEFMTEEFARMGGVQHVVQLWVNLPREHKMATPHYQSLTRDMIPEVAIDGGRARVIAGNLQVKNEQGISIEQSGITKTFSPVELYDIRLEGVGKNILTFPEGYNAMILVVEGNIALNDKALTNGDMIFLSQDGTEVQFVSDSPVKILVMAGKPLDEPVAAYGPFVMNTDIEIMQAFQNYRDGKMGEL; this is encoded by the coding sequence ATGCTCAAAAAAAACATCAGACTCGAACATCCTCGAAGAAATCATATGGTGGGTGATGGATTCCGTGTTTCACAATATATTCCTGGATATGGTCGTGAGATGAGCAACGAGACGAGCCCATTTCTCATGCTCGACTACAATGCTCCATGGAAGATCGAACCACAATCAGGTGGGCATCGTCCTGGGGTGGGATATCATCCGCATCGAGGATTCGAGACGGTGACGATTGTCTACTCGGGTCAGATCGAACATCAGGATACTGCGGGTCACGGAGGAGTGATTGGCGCTGATGAGGTGCAGTGGATGACTGCGGGGAGTGGACTTCTGCACAATGAGTTCATGACGGAAGAGTTCGCTCGGATGTGAGGCGTACAACATGTGGTGCAACTCTGGGTGAATCTCCCTCGCGAACACAAGATGGCCACACCGCACTATCAGTCATTAACCCGCGATATGATCCCAGAAGTGGCTATTGATGGAGGAAGGGCTCGGGTTATTGCAGGAAATCTTCAAGTGAAAAATGAACAATGAATCAGTATTGAACAATCAGGAATCACAAAAACATTCTCTCCCGTAGAACTCTATGATATCCGTCTTGAATGAGTATGAAAAAATATACTCACATTTCCTGAGTGATACAATGCGATGATTCTCGTTGTTGAATGAAATATTGCTCTCAATGATAAAGCTCTCACAAATGGTGACATGATATTTCTCTCCCAAGATGGAACTGAGGTTCAATTTGTATCAGATAGTCCTGTAAAAATCCTTGTCATGGCAGGAAAACCGCTCGATGAGCCTGTGGCTGCATATGGCCCATTCGTCATGAATACGGATATTGAGATTATGCAGGCATTCCAGAATTATCGGGATGGGAAAATGGGGGAATTATAG
- a CDS encoding DUF1294 domain-containing protein → MFPYLLLFINLLAYAIMWIDKLKSIYKWWRISEKTLWIFAILGGVFGIWLGMQAPLYHKAGKRNFRVWIPVILLFWTVFIVYYFIK, encoded by the coding sequence ATGTTCCCCTATCTCCTCCTCTTCATCAACCTCCTTGCCTACGCTATCATGTGGATAGATAAGCTGAAATCCATCTACAAATGGTGGAGAATATCAGAGAAAACCCTCTGGATTTTTGCGATTCTCGGATGAGTTTTTGGTATATGGCTCGGGATGCAAGCGCCACTCTATCACAAAGCAGGAAAGAGGAATTTTCGAGTGTGGATTCCTGTTATTCTCCTTTTTTGGACAGTGTTTATCGTATATTACTTTATAAAATAA
- a CDS encoding adenylyltransferase/cytidyltransferase family protein, which translates to MSLTGLSDSDAEDSTGKSLKAHREKTLDHVMTFGTFDIFHPGHVFYLSEAQKFAKKMTVVIARDARVLSGKGRSPVDNENVRLSNVQKSFPDANVILGDEVDMFAPIRTLHPDILAFGYDQRVPEGKIHECFPALEFVRIGGYETEKWKSSILRKTF; encoded by the coding sequence ATGTCATTGACTGGTTTATCTGATTCTGATGCGGAAGATAGTACTTGAAAATCTCTTAAAGCCCATAGAGAAAAGACGCTTGACCATGTGATGACTTTCGGTACATTTGATATTTTCCATCCTGGGCATGTTTTTTACCTTTCTGAAGCGCAAAAATTCGCGAAGAAAATGACAGTTGTCATCGCTCGTGATGCACGAGTTCTCTCGGGAAAATGACGAAGTCCGGTCGATAATGAGAATGTGCGTCTCTCGAATGTGCAGAAATCCTTTCCAGATGCGAATGTGATTCTCGGAGATGAAGTGGACATGTTTGCGCCGATTCGCACGCTCCATCCAGACATTCTCGCTTTTGGCTATGATCAGCGAGTTCCTGAGGGGAAGATCCATGAGTGCTTCCCTGCTCTCGAGTTTGTGAGAATAGGTGGGTATGAGACGGAGAAATGGAAGAGTAGTATTCTAAGAAAAACTTTTTAA
- a CDS encoding ribonucleoside-diphosphate reductase subunit alpha: protein MSLEKVRKRNGDIVEFDRIRIEEAIEMACNACGENEKSFIPVVTDFIVKDLEHVYSEIFVNRIPSVEDVQDIVERNLVKFNKFEVAKQYIIYRAERQGEREEENKKRIKEFEKNKLQVTKSDGHKELFDVAKIERLFKHAAKGYEKECTFDDLMEAFKKNIVEDIKTADIAKLLIKTCIDLVSVENIAWEHVAGRLALFDLYKKAGKNRNIGQKEIYTPESYLTFFKAYVEEGLYYKDFMKYYSEADIRKAGEILAKVGKQNDMGYGYTTILSLGKRYLLNPNKFVRELPQELYMSVALFLAIPEKDENRLEFAFKIYEQCSGQKISLPTPTLINARTNWHQLTSCFKLNVGDDLRSIYHGIEDIAQISKYGGGVGVYLGHIRSQGASIRGIKGAAGGVNPWIKVINDTAVAVNQLGARLGAVSVTLDVWHRDIHDFLDLQTETGDIRGKAFDVFPAISVPDIFMRRVESGDDWTLFDPYEVDKKYGKKLEDHFGAEFDAFYEAIEKDETLEMKKVIKAKDLFKQFLKVTVETGMPYVFYRDTVNAMNPNKHAGNVYSSQLCTEICQNSSPAKFIEETIEGGNIVLRYEPGDTVTCNLASVNMAKVYDEKTIAETMDVICRLLDNVITITKFPIKNAELTAMKYRSIGIGYLGLAEYLATRSMAYDSAEARAKVDELFELYTYYTYRASVNIARERGAYPLFPGSEHSKGIVLGRDAATLTAETHNKHLDWTALLEDMKKTGTRFGYHSAPAPNTSTAGIVGTTAALLPIYKKYFVETNLSSPTIRIAPKLNAENFWFYKEYVNMDMNDVIDMISTIYRWIDQSISFEWMIDPSKVSPAQLYGYYMKSWKQGVKTVYYVRSLSSEVSKENCVSCSG, encoded by the coding sequence ATGTCCCTCGAAAAAGTCCGCAAACGCAATGGTGATATCGTCGAATTCGACCGTATACGCATCGAAGAAGCTATCGAAATGGCTTGTAATGCTTGTGGTGAGAATGAGAAATCATTCATCCCTGTCGTTACTGATTTTATCGTCAAAGATCTCGAACATGTCTATAGTGAGATTTTCGTGAATCGTATCCCATCCGTGGAAGATGTTCAGGATATCGTCGAACGAAATCTTGTGAAGTTCAACAAGTTCGAAGTCGCGAAACAATACATCATCTATCGTGCAGAACGCCAAGGAGAACGTGAAGAAGAAAACAAGAAACGTATCAAGGAATTCGAAAAAAACAAACTCCAAGTGACAAAATCTGACGGACACAAAGAGCTTTTCGACGTTGCGAAAATCGAACGCCTCTTCAAACATGCAGCAAAAGGATATGAGAAAGAATGTACATTCGATGATCTCATGGAGGCATTCAAGAAAAATATCGTCGAAGATATCAAGACAGCCGACATCGCAAAACTCCTCATCAAGACGTGTATCGACCTCGTGAGCGTCGAGAATATCGCTTGGGAACATGTCGCTGGACGCCTTGCACTGTTTGACCTCTACAAAAAAGCAGGGAAGAACCGCAACATCGGACAAAAGGAAATCTACACACCAGAATCATATCTCACATTTTTCAAGGCCTACGTCGAAGAATGACTCTACTACAAAGACTTCATGAAGTACTACAGTGAAGCAGATATCCGGAAGGCTGGAGAAATCCTCGCAAAAGTCGGAAAACAGAATGATATGGGATATGGATACACGACTATCCTCTCTCTCGGAAAACGTTACCTCCTCAATCCGAACAAATTCGTCCGCGAGCTTCCACAGGAACTCTACATGTCCGTTGCGCTTTTTCTCGCGATTCCTGAGAAAGATGAGAACCGTCTCGAATTCGCATTCAAAATCTACGAGCAGTGTTCTGGACAGAAAATCTCTCTCCCAACTCCGACGCTTATCAATGCACGTACCAACTGGCATCAGCTCACGAGCTGTTTCAAGCTCAATGTCGGTGATGATCTCCGTTCTATCTACCACGGTATCGAGGATATCGCTCAGATTTCGAAATATGGTGGAGGTGTAGGTGTCTATCTCGGACATATTCGCTCACAATGAGCATCTATCCGCGGGATCAAGGGTGCAGCTGGAGGTGTGAATCCATGGATCAAGGTCATCAATGATACGGCTGTTGCCGTGAATCAGCTCGGAGCTCGTCTCGGTGCAGTCTCTGTGACGCTCGATGTGTGGCATCGCGATATCCATGATTTTCTCGACCTTCAGACAGAGACAGGAGATATCCGAGGAAAAGCCTTCGATGTATTCCCAGCTATCTCTGTTCCCGATATTTTCATGCGTCGCGTCGAATCTGGTGATGATTGGACACTTTTCGATCCATACGAAGTCGATAAGAAATACGGAAAGAAACTCGAAGATCACTTCGGAGCGGAGTTCGATGCTTTCTATGAAGCAATCGAAAAAGATGAAACCCTCGAAATGAAGAAAGTCATCAAAGCAAAAGATCTCTTCAAACAGTTCCTCAAGGTAACCGTCGAAACGGGTATGCCATACGTATTCTACCGCGACACGGTGAATGCGATGAATCCGAACAAGCACGCAGGAAATGTCTATTCGAGCCAGCTCTGTACAGAGATTTGTCAGAACAGTTCACCAGCGAAGTTCATCGAAGAAACCATCGAAGGGGGAAATATCGTTCTCCGCTATGAGCCAGGTGATACTGTCACTTGTAATCTCGCGTCTGTGAACATGGCGAAAGTCTACGATGAGAAAACGATTGCCGAGACTATGGACGTCATCTGTCGTCTCCTCGACAATGTCATCACGATCACCAAGTTCCCGATCAAGAACGCAGAACTCACAGCGATGAAGTACCGTTCTATCGGTATCGGGTACCTCGGTCTCGCCGAGTACCTCGCGACTCGTTCTATGGCGTACGACTCTGCTGAGGCACGAGCAAAGGTCGATGAACTCTTCGAGCTCTACACCTACTACACCTATCGCGCTTCTGTGAACATCGCTCGCGAACGTGGAGCTTATCCACTCTTTCCAGGCAGTGAACACTCGAAGGGAATCGTTCTCGGACGAGATGCAGCGACTCTCACAGCAGAGACACACAACAAGCATCTCGACTGGACAGCACTTCTCGAAGACATGAAGAAAACGGGAACTCGATTTGGATATCACTCTGCTCCAGCACCAAATACCTCTACTGCAGGTATCGTCGGTACGACAGCAGCCCTCCTCCCGATCTACAAGAAGTATTTCGTCGAGACGAATCTCTCCTCTCCGACAATCCGTATCGCGCCGAAGCTCAATGCTGAGAACTTCTGGTTCTACAAGGAATACGTGAATATGGATATGAACGACGTCATCGATATGATCTCCACTATCTACCGTTGGATTGATCAGTCTATCTCATTCGAGTGGATGATCGACCCATCGAAGGTATCTCCAGCTCAGCTCTACGGATACTATATGAAGAGTTGGAAGCAGGGTGTAAAGACCGTGTACTACGTCCGTTCACTCTCGAGTGAGGTAAGTAAAGAGAATTGTGTAAGTTGTTCATGATAA
- a CDS encoding cysteine hydrolase yields the protein MSRALILIDFINEFLHPEGKIAPQGMGKFCEEHLTITNVVKLIKHFRQNREEIIWVHLGFHENYDNCSKISPRFQSAPSLGILRENTWSTEFLAELGHNQNEKTITKTRVSPFYQTELEAYLREKGIDEVVVAGVATELAVSSVARDLHDRDFRFNVVSDACGTVSLEHHEAALIGIGKLGNIQTTDEIINP from the coding sequence ATGTCTCGCGCACTTATCCTCATCGACTTTATCAATGAATTCCTCCATCCAGAAGGAAAGATCGCTCCGCAAGGAATGGGAAAGTTCTGCGAAGAGCACTTAACTATCACGAATGTTGTGAAGCTTATCAAACACTTCCGACAAAATAGAGAAGAAATCATCTGGGTTCATCTCGGATTTCATGAAAACTACGATAATTGTTCGAAGATTTCTCCTCGATTCCAGTCAGCGCCGAGCCTCGGGATTCTCCGAGAGAACACTTGGTCGACAGAATTCCTCGCGGAACTCGGACATAATCAGAATGAGAAAACCATTACCAAGACTCGCGTTAGTCCATTTTACCAGACAGAACTTGAGGCATATCTCCGAGAGAAGGGAATAGATGAGGTCGTGGTTGCCGGGGTTGCTACCGAACTTGCGGTCTCCAGTGTTGCTCGCGACCTTCATGATAGGGATTTTCGCTTTAATGTCGTATCTGATGCCTGCGGAACAGTCTCTCTCGAACACCATGAAGCAGCTCTGATTGGTATCGGAAAGCTCGGAAACATACAAACTACAGATGAAATCATAAACCCATAA